The window CCCTGGCCAGGTGGTTGGTTCACCCTCCGTGGACCCGGACCTGCAACGGCCACGGATCGGCCGGCGGCTGCTTGTCCGTCCGGGCGGCCATGGCTCCCTCTCCCCCGCTCACCAACGCGTCCTGGCCTGATTCCATGACCCGGCGTGTCCAGGGCTGGCCCGGGGGTGCCGGGCGCGGCGGCGGGTGGCTATCCGGCGGGGCGCAGCAGGGGGATGACAGTGGGTCCGGTGCTGAGAGCTTTGCCGGTGAGGCGGTAGTAGCGGACGTTGGCGACGCGACTGGATTCCTTGGGCCATCCGTCGTCGACGAGGGCTGTACGGACCTTGGAGAAGGTGCTCTCTTCGTGCCGGCTTCGTCGGCGATGACGCGGGCGAGGGTTTCGACGGCTCCGGTGGGGTTCTTGGGCAGGACGCTGTAGAGGTTGAGGACGATGCGCTGGTTGGGGGCAGTTGGTTGGCGCGTCGCATCATGGCGCGGAGCTCTGCGCGGGGGTCGGTGCTCGCGCGGTCTCCTCCTCGTTCTTCTTCGGCCGCCTGCGCGACTTGCGAGAGTCGGCGTTGCAGTCGGCGCGGTGTTCAGCGCCGGGGTCGGGGGGCGGTGAGGCCGGGGATGTGGGGCGGGTTCCAGCGTTTGATGGCCTCGCGCTGCTTGTGTGCTTTGCCCTTGTAGCTGATGTAGGGGCTGATGCGGTCGATGACGACGCGTCCGACGCGGTGGGTCTCGGCGATGGTCACTGTGGCTGTGAAGATGGCGCAGGATCTGGCCGAGGGAGTTGGGGTTGGAGCCGATCTCGGTGGCCATGTCGACGGCGGTCATGGTGACGCCGGGGGCGAGGTCTGCGGGGGCGCCATTGGTGGGCGGGATGGGGCCGGGGACGCGGCGACGAAGAACGTGACGACGCGGCATTCCTTGTCGGTGAAGGCGGGGCCGGCTCCGGTGATCGCGCGGAGGTAGCGGTCGGAGGCGGTGGCATAGCTGCCGCCGTAGAGGAACCGGGCTGTTGGCTCGGCCGCCGCCCGCTGTCGCCGCTCGGGGCCTGGCTCACCTGCCGCATCCTTCCGTCCGTGGGCTCGCTGCTCGCTGGGCGGTGTTTGGGGCGTCTGGTGGCCCGGCCCCCGTGACGGCGACGCACCGGTGGCCGGGCGCCCCCCTGCGCGGGCCGGTAGCCGCCGGCCGGGGCGGACGAGGGCGCGGTCAGGACGGGGTGCCGAGGGTGTCGAGGGCGGCGAGCTTGGTGCGGAGGTCGGCGGCCTCCTCGTCCGTGTTCCCGAGGTCGAGGAAGATGTGGAGGGCCTGCGTCCAGGCCCGCCGTGCGGCCGGCGCGTCGCCGCTCGCCCCGTGCGCATCGCCCAGGTGGGCGAGGGCCTCGGCCTCGCCGTACCGGTGGCCGACGGTGCGGTGGAGCTCCAGGCTCCGCCCGTGGCAGCGGGCACCCTCGCCGTGTTCGCCGAGCTGCTGGTGGGCGTAGCCGAGGGTGTCCCAGGTGTTGGCCTGGCCGCGGACGTCGCCGAGTTCCTCCTGCAGCCGCAGGGCTCGTACGGCGCACGCGACCGCCTCACGGTGGTCACCGAGCTGGGCGTGGTCCCAGCCGACCGCGTTCAGGGCGCGGGCCTGTTCGGCGCGGTGCCCGAGCGCCTCGAACAGCTCCAGCGCCCGCCGGTCGTGGTGCAGGGCCTCCCGGTGGCGCCCCTCGCGTTCGCACGTCCAGCCGAGCATCACCTCGGTCCGGGCGATCCCGGCGTCGTCACCGAGTTCGCGGTGGAGGACGAGGGCGAGTTGCAGGTGCAGGTGGGCGCGCTCGAACGGTCCTGTCTCCGTGTAGGAGCAGCCCAGTTCCCGGTGCGATTCGGCCTGTTTGGCGCGGTCGGCGAGGCGGGTGGCGGCCGCCAGCGCGGTGTGCTGGGCGCGGGCCAGGCCGCTCCAGTGGCTGCGGCGCCCCAGGTAGGTGGTGATCGCACGGGTCAGGTGCCAGCAGTGTTCGTCGAGGCCGGCCCGGTCGGCGGCGGCGACCACGGCGAGCAGCGCCTCGCGTTCGGCGCCGAACCAGGCCATGGCCTGCGCGTGGTCCCCGGGCCGCTCCACCGTGACGCCCTCCGGCAGGGGCGGCGGCTCCATCGGCGCGCCGTGGGGCGACAGCAGCAGGTCGGCGCGGTGCGCGGAGTGCAGGTAGTGGCCGATCAGCCGGTCCAGTGCCGCGGGCCGTCCGGGGTCGGCGGCGGCCAGCTCGAACGCGTAGGCGCGCAGCAGGTCGTGCGAGGTGTACCGGCCCGCCAGCGGCTCCGCGAGGAGGTGGGCGCGGACGAGCTCGGCCATCAGCGGCCGTACCGTTCGCGGCGGCGCCCCTGCCAGGCTCGCCGCCGCGGGCAGCGCGAGGTGGGGGCCGGGGTGCGCGGCCAGGAGGCGGAAGAGCCGCGCCGCGGGGGCGGTCAGGGCCCGGTAGGACCACGACAGCACCGCCCGGACGTCGGTGTGCCGCTCGCCGTCGCTGAGGGCGTCCAGCCCGTCCTGGCACTCCCGCAGCTCGGCGGCGAGCGCCGCCAGCGGGAAGTGCGGGTGCGCGGTCGCGCGCGCGGCGACCACGCCGAGGGCCAGCGGCAGCCGGGCGCAGCGCGCGACGATCTCCTCCACCGCCGGCGGCTCGGCCCGGACCCGCTCCTGGCCGAGGTGGCGGTCGAGCAGCTGGTGCGCCTCGGCGGGTGTCAGGACGTCCAGGGTCAGGGGCCGGGCCCCGTGCGCGGTGACCAGGCCGCTCAACCGGGTGCGGCTGGTCACCAGGACCGCGCAGGACGGGCCGCTGGGCAGCAGCGGGACCACCTGGTCCGTGTCCCGGGCGTTGTCGAGGAGGAACAGCAGCCGCTTGTCCTCGGTCAGGCTGCGCAGCAGCCGGACCCGGGCGTCGGTGGCGGCGGGCAGTGCGCTGTCCGCTACGCCGAGGCCGTCCAGCAGGCACGCCAGTGCCTGCTGGACGGGCAGCGGTTCGTCGTCCGGAGCGAACCCCCGCAGGTCCAGGTGGAGCTGGCCGTCGGGGAAACGGTCGAGCTGCCGGCGCGCCCAGTGCACAGCCAGCCAGGTCTTCCCCACCCCGCCCGTCCCGTCGATCACCAGCAGGGGTGGCGCCGTGCCCGGGCCGGGCCCGCCCAGGAGTTCCTCCACCCGGGCCAGTTCGGCGGACCGGCCGACGAACCGGTGCGGCGCCGCGGGCAGTTGGTGGGGCGTCGGGTGGCGTACGGCGTCGACCGCCGCGCCGGGGGCTCCGGTGGCGCTGGCGGGGGAGTCCTCGGCCGCGGGGACGGCAGGGGCGCTCAGCTCCGGGTCGGAGACGAGGATCCGCCGGTACAGCTCCCGCAGGGCCGGACCCGGTTCGATGCCCAGTTCCTCGGCCAGCGCGGTGCGCACGACGTGGAAGTGCCGCAGCGCGTCGGCGGACCGCTCGCACCGGTGCAGGGCCAGCATCAGCTGCGCGGCGAGC of the Kitasatospora sp. NBC_01246 genome contains:
- a CDS encoding AfsR/SARP family transcriptional regulator — its product is MTMEFSLLGPVEAHAGARPVDLGHARQRHVLAALLVDAQRLVPTDELVERVWGERAPRGARGTLHSYLSRLRGILADAVPPRPDDSGHDHDHRPRQHTIGQPQPQPQPQPQPQPQPQPQQLLRRSGGYLLAVERDTVDLFRFRELTARARECSLDAEREMLLGKALGLWRGEPFGGCDSPWFNARRGAVEAERLLAVLDRHGALLALGRHDEALPSLLAATAGQPLEERLAAQLMLALHRCERSADALRHFHVVRTALAEELGIEPGPALRELYRRILVSDPELSAPAVPAAEDSPASATGAPGAAVDAVRHPTPHQLPAAPHRFVGRSAELARVEELLGGPGPGTAPPLLVIDGTGGVGKTWLAVHWARRQLDRFPDGQLHLDLRGFAPDDEPLPVQQALACLLDGLGVADSALPAATDARVRLLRSLTEDKRLLFLLDNARDTDQVVPLLPSGPSCAVLVTSRTRLSGLVTAHGARPLTLDVLTPAEAHQLLDRHLGQERVRAEPPAVEEIVARCARLPLALGVVAARATAHPHFPLAALAAELRECQDGLDALSDGERHTDVRAVLSWSYRALTAPAARLFRLLAAHPGPHLALPAAASLAGAPPRTVRPLMAELVRAHLLAEPLAGRYTSHDLLRAYAFELAAADPGRPAALDRLIGHYLHSAHRADLLLSPHGAPMEPPPLPEGVTVERPGDHAQAMAWFGAEREALLAVVAAADRAGLDEHCWHLTRAITTYLGRRSHWSGLARAQHTALAAATRLADRAKQAESHRELGCSYTETGPFERAHLHLQLALVLHRELGDDAGIARTEVMLGWTCEREGRHREALHHDRRALELFEALGHRAEQARALNAVGWDHAQLGDHREAVACAVRALRLQEELGDVRGQANTWDTLGYAHQQLGEHGEGARCHGRSLELHRTVGHRYGEAEALAHLGDAHGASGDAPAARRAWTQALHIFLDLGNTDEEAADLRTKLAALDTLGTPS